The following proteins are encoded in a genomic region of Sebastes fasciatus isolate fSebFas1 chromosome 12, fSebFas1.pri, whole genome shotgun sequence:
- the LOC141778905 gene encoding uncharacterized protein LOC141778905 isoform X3 yields MFQFGKYNLDIIEMLSGHQAHQFKGLGLDRQLQHQQQVQLHQHQLQQQQQQQAESSGALLSGLGLGPLQGSRGYHDDHRSQGNPSPCYSGASPCGSGMAGPALRKAPLAPTLHPHSQSHNQHHHPQQQPHLPLSSLLDDSEDDVTSSVNNAISAITAASSGNRGDDRGDIIGGLLGGLGLGPLGSPSSTSGMDKNFRGGGSQEAMSSNPQNPTAKPKRPRKPRAKKDPAAGGQPPKRRQYTPRMGPSGLPRTHLCSVCGKGFARRETLRRHDRIHTGEKPHHCTVCGKYFREAFHLSKHQTVHSGAKNYKCTICGKEFGYSQSLRRHSKLHQKGELEEVPTTPATENLNSFNPNPQCSVAQDRSQNQAPSTSSYYSYPQDVKPQDTNTQPQPPPPPHPQPPPPPRLYTCAICWKSFRHHFHLTAHHQTVHEGGGEKLFCCEVCGKAFAYSNSLTRHKQSQHGMTRTDPPNPQEGNSGSGDNRGGSDVNQSTSESEAATNALLQMAPSTEGHGGQSLSVVTHSHQQPPPQPPTGYSPLFYDNAAQSSASNAPIYSQPLPPNSTIMAPQHPHSPAGVKGEHIYPAGSRSRTLHTTAPFQPLTELPSTEHHHLHHHHHLSHHHLHHQSGTQSHQHLDCSIQLSHDDMRRQKKKKKKSSRRENKWDSQQDLVRLDGSKKKRKISCSIRGQPNKKQGSLRLTIRRGEGSGGSGYKLVNTGGMKVQILSSLKVPVKRFGCPMCPNSVFSRKAGLLVHMAVKHPQKASTTQERLRCSVCGKQSHRPLAAFIHRASHRARGTFSCRRCSTRFWNAKLLYRHKVSCRRRAKGLQRGDANRLKLSKRPGEKPTREGQEEMPYLQGPYRY; encoded by the exons ATGTTCCAATTTGGAAAATACAATCTGGACATTATAGAGATGTTAAGTGGGCACCAGGCCCACCAGTTTAAAGGCCTTGGTTTAGATCGACAACTACAGCATCAACAGCAAGTGCAACTTCACCAGCATcaactccagcagcagcagcagcagcaggctgagtCTTCTGGAGCTCTTCTGTCTGGACTTGGCTTGGGCCCCCTGCAGGGGTCAAGAG GCTACCATGATGACCATCGTTCTCAAGGTAATCCATCTCCATGCTACTCTGGCGCCTCCCCCTGTGGAAGTGGGATGGCGGGCCCAGCTCTGAGAAAGGCACCCTTGGCTCCAACACTGCATCCACACTCACAGAGCCACAACCAGCACCACCATCCGCAGCAACAGCCCCACCTGCCCCTTTCTTCTCTACTGGATGACTCAGAGGATGATGTCACTAGCTCTGTCAATAATGCAATCTCTGCTATAACGGCAGCTAGTAGTGGAAATAGAGGGGATGATAGGGGAGACATCATAGGAGGTCTACTAGGTGGTCTTGGTTTAGGTCCTCTGGGCTCACCTTCATCAACATCCGGTATGGATAAGAATTTCAGAGGTGGTGGGAGCCAGGAGGCTATGAGCAGCAATCCACAGAATCCTACCGCCAAACCAAAACGTCCCCGCAAACCCAGAGCTAAGAAAGATCCTGCAGCTGGTGGACAGCCCCCCAAACGCAGGCAATACACCCCCAGAATGGGGCCCAGTGGCCTCCCACGCACTCACCTCTGCAGCGTCTGCGGTAAGGGATTTGCACGCCGCGAGACCCTACGCAGGCATGACCGCATCCATACTGGAGAGAAGCCCCATCACTGCACTGTTTGCGGAAAGTATTTCAGAGAGGCTTTTCACCTCAGCAAGCATCAAACAGTCCACTCTGGGGCGAAGAATTACAAATGCACCATCTGTGGGAAAGAGTTTGGCTACTCTCAGAGCCTCAGGAGACACAGCAAACTCCACCAGAAAGGGGAGCTGGAAGAGGTGCCCACAACACCAGCTACGGAGAACCTTAACAGCTTTAACCCCAACCCTCAATGTAGCGTGGCCCAAGACAGGAGCCAGAACCAAGCACCAAGCACCTCCTCCTATTACTCCTACCCTCAAGACGTCAAGCCTCAAGACACCAACACCCAGCCACAGCCTCCACCCCCACCCCATCCTCAGCCCCCACCTCCGCCTCGACTCTACACCTGTGCTATATGCTGGAAGTCGTTCCGCCACCACTTCCACCTGACCGCCCATCACCAGACGGTTCACGAAGGTGGGGGTGAAAAGCTCTTCTGCTGTGAGGTGTGTGGTAAAGCATTTGCTTACTCCAACAGCCTCACTCGACACAAGCAATCGCAGCATGGGATGACCCGCACTGACCCGCCTAACCCGCAGGAAGGCAACAGCGGGTCTGGAGACAACAGAGGTGGGAGTGATGTTAATCAGTCAACATCAGAGAGCGAGGCTGCCACCAATGCCCTGCTGCAGATGGCGCCTTCCACAGAAGGCCATGGAGGGCAGAGTCTTAGTGTCGTCACTCATAGCCACCAACAGCCACCCCCGCAGCCACCAACTGGTTACTCCCCCCTCTTTTATGATAATGCAGCCCAATCTTCAGCCTCTAATGCTCCAATTTACTCGCAGCCTCTGCCTCCAAATTCTACAATCATGGCCCCCCAGCACCCGCATTCCCCAGCCGGGGTGAAAGGAGAGCACATATATCCAGCTGGATCCCGTAGCCGTACGCTCCACACCACAGCCCCGTTCCAGCCCCTCACGGAACTGCCCTCCACCGAACATCATcatctgcatcatcatcatcatctctcccaccatcatctccatcatcaGTCAGGTACCCAGTCCCACCAACACCTTGACTGCAGCATCCAGTTATCACACGATGACATGAGacgacagaagaagaaaaaaaaaaagtccagcaggagagaaaataaatggGATTCCCAACAAGATTTAGTCAGATTGGATGGAAgcaaaaagaagagaaagataaGTTGTTCAATACGAGGGCagccaaataaaaaacaaggcTCTCTCCGTTTGACAATTAGGCGAGGAGAAGGATCAGGCGGCAGTGGGTATAAGCTTGTCAACACTGGGGGGATGAAGGTGCAGATCCTCTCGTCTCTCAAAGTCCCTGTGAAACGTTTTGGCTGTCCTATGTGCCCCAATTCTGTGTTTTCCCGTAAAGCGGGACTGCTAGTCCACATGGCAGTTAAACACCCACAGAAAGCCTCAACCACTCAGGAGCGACTAAGGTGCAGTGTATGTGGGAAGCAGTCTCACAGGCCTCTGGCAGCCTTCATCCATCGGGCCTCCCATCGTGCCAGAGGGACTTTCTCCTGCCGCCGCTGCTCCACTCGCTTCTGGAATGCTAAGCTGCTCTACAGGCACAAGGTGTCCTGCCGCCGCAGGGCCAAAGGACTGCAGCGAGGAGATGCTAACAGGCTGAAGCTTTCAAAGAGACCGGGAGAGAAACCGACCCGAGAGGGTCAGGAGGAGATGCCATACCTACAGGGACCATATAGATACTGA